A region of Silurus meridionalis isolate SWU-2019-XX chromosome 17, ASM1480568v1, whole genome shotgun sequence DNA encodes the following proteins:
- the adra1aa gene encoding adrenoceptor alpha 1Aa: protein MILLVDNMSPVIQNCTNCSQAQVMELNIAKAIVLSFVLSVFVIFGVLGNILVILSVACHHSLRTVTHYFIVNLAVADLLLSSTVLPFSAIFEMLGRWVFGRAFCDVWAAMDVLCCTASIMSLCVISVDRYIGVSYPLRYPAIVTEKRALLALMGIWALSITISIGPLFGWKEPAPKDEYVCKITEEPGYAIFSAVGSFYLPLVVILVMYCRVYVVARRETYSLRKGHKTEKAHHAEAVTLRIHRGNTTLVEDETLRSRTHFTIRLLKFSREKKAAKTLGIVVGCFILCWLPFFLVLPIGSIFPAYRPSDTVFKITFWLGYFNSCINPIIYPCSSQEFKKAFLSVLGVHCLRRSTRPTYPLCQAHSTSHTQSHLLSLGSESRSEPSHLSPSSSVVLSRSPSSSPVGGLGVSAGVSAGAKVAGVCSKNLLRTCCCAGDYPPRREAPGCHSLPVIKIHQLSLCENGDAV from the exons ATGATTCTTCTTGTTGATAACATGTCTCCAGTGATCCAGAACTGCACAAACTGTAGCCAGGCTCAGGTCATGGAACTGAACATAGCAAAAGCCATTGTTCTGAGCTTCgttctgtctgtttttgttatatttggAGTATTGGGCAACATCTTAGTCATCCTTTCTGTGGCTTGCCACCACAGCCTTCGGACAGTCACACATTACTTTATTGTAAACCTGGCAGTGGCTGACCTACTACTGAGCTCCACTGTGCTTCCATTCTCTGCTATTTTTGAGATGCTGGGCCGCTGGGTGTTCGGCAGGGCTTTCTGCGACGTCTGGGCTGCCATGGATGTGCTTTGCTGCACAGCATCCATAATGAGCCTGTGTGTGATCTCTGTGGACCGCTACATCGGCGTTAGTTACCCTCTACGCTACCCAGCCATTGTTACTGAGAAGCGGGCATTGTTGGCACTTATGGGAATTTGGGCTCTGTCCATTACCATCTCCATTGGACCTCTATTTGGCTGGAAGGAGCCAGCACCAAAGGATGAATACGTGTGTAAAATCACAGAGGAACCTGGCTATGCTATTTTTTCTGCAGTTGGCTCTTTCTACCTCCCCCTAGTGGTTATCTTGGTTATGTATTGCCGTGTATATGTGGTGGCTCGCAGGGAGACGTACAGCCTTAGGAAAGGTCATAAGACGGAGAAGGCACACCATGCAGAAGCAGTGACACTGAGGATACACAGAGGTAACACCACTTTGGTGGAGGATGAAACGTTGAGGAGCCGCACTCACTTCACAATCCGCCTGCTAAAGTTCTCCAGGGAGAAAAAGGCTGCGAAAACCCTGGGCATTGTAGTTGGGTGTTTTATTCTTTGCTGGCTGCCCTTCTTCCTGGTTCTGCCCATTG GATCCATCTTCCCGGCTTACCGGCCCTCAGACACGGTCTTCAAAATTACCTTCTGGCTTGGGTACTTCAATAGCTGTATCAACCCAATCATCTACCCGTGCTCCAGTCAAGAGTTTAAGAAAGCCTTTCTGAGCGTGCTGGGTGTTCACTGTTTGCGCCGTAGCACCAGACCTACATACCCGCTGTGCCAGGCCCATTCTACCAGCCACACACAGTCACACCTGCTTTCATTGGGCTCAGAGAGCCGCAGCGAGCCTTCACATCTCAGCCCTTCATCCTCTGTGGTCCTTTCCCGTTCACCATCATCTTCCCCAGTGGGGGGTCTAGGAGTCAGTGCTGGGGTCAGTGCTGGAGCAAAAGTGGCAGGGGTGTGCAGTAAGAACCTGCTGAGAACGTGCTGTTGTGCTGGAGACTACCCACCACGGAGAGAGGCTCCTGGATGCCATTCTCTGCCTGTTATTAAGATTCATCAACTTTCTCTTTGTGAGAATGGTGATGCTGTGTGA